The Rattus rattus isolate New Zealand chromosome 1, Rrattus_CSIRO_v1, whole genome shotgun sequence genome includes a region encoding these proteins:
- the Tle6 gene encoding LOW QUALITY PROTEIN: transducin-like enhancer protein 6 (The sequence of the model RefSeq protein was modified relative to this genomic sequence to represent the inferred CDS: deleted 1 base in 1 codon) → MGMLKGLPPQLGRDDGEATGMGGEGRICCLPKNLYLRLASNSSSRFLSMEQLPEELKIILSEMTAKLNNISSLVENFQATGVLSRTPHISKMVKVSIGLGSEGTGSRWPSHVPHEAPVGSIQTTQNSAKKEDKPVPEPAEPQNPEFKAIPGPPLSTRRRFLSEVDEPQDPQPVWDKEPHFWQGSLTQEIWKFFMDSRQENQHGGKGFSQESKDSGLRYSKPEPQPRHRNSLSDSADPILIKSPSDLLSDYQEDISEPQFETQESSGRAHEFLNPLFWDSEVPGTSLWQSERFTVPQALQKVRVLKHQELLLAIAVSSFTRHVFTCSQSGIKVWNLMSQVAEDRHPESHLQCDGVQPNRGYLRTCLLSSNSRTLFAGGYNLPGVFVWDLAAPSLYEKYQLPCDGLSCQALASTKENMVFAGFTDGTVRIWDLRTQEIVRDLNSPAGAAKCLVIKDDSVWMGGLDACLRCWDLRAAKMSLEYPVQSQIMSLSHSVTEDWLLLGLADGQHCLFNSRERNQVLTVGTKDQTILRLSFSPNGQWWVSVGMDNLITVHSMPMGAKLFQVPEAAVVRGFDITENSRLIVTGSGDCASVYHIKY, encoded by the exons ATGGGGATGCTGAAGGGGCTTCCTCCTCAGCTCGGTCGAGATGATGGAGAGGCTACAGGGATGGGCGGCGAGGGTCGAATTTGCTGCCTTCCAAAAAACCTATACCTGCGCCTT GCTTCCAACTCCTCCAGTCGGTTTTTGTCCATGGAGCAGCTGCCTGAGGAACTCAAAAT CATCCTCTCTGAAATGACGGCCAAGCTAAACAACATCTCCAGCCTG GTGGAAAACTTCCAGGCGACTGGGGTCCTCAGCAGGACCCCACATATCTCGAAGATGGTCAAGGTAAGTATTGGTCTTGGGTCT GAGGGAACAGGCTCCAGGTGGCCAAGTCATGTGCCTCATGAGGCCCCCGTGGGTTCTATCCAGACCACCCAGAACTCGGCTAAGAAGGAAGACAAGCCTGTCCCAGAGCCTGCAGAGCCCCAGAACCccgagttcaaagccatcccAGGGCCTCCGCTATCCACCAGACGTCGGTTCCTCTCAGAGGTTGACGAGCCCCAGGATCCACAGCCTGTCTGGGACAAGGAGCCCCATTTCTGGCAAGGCTCCCTGACCCAGGAAATCTGGAAATTTTTCATGGACAGCCGCCAAGAGAACCAACACGGGGGCAAGGGTTTCTCACAG GAAAGTAAAGACTCAGGCCTGCGTTACTCTAAACCGGAACCTCAGCCCAGGCACAGAAACAGCCTGAGTGACTCTG CTGACCCCATCCTGATCAAGTCTCCCTCAGACCTGCTAAGTGATTACCAAGAAGACATCAGTGAGCCCCAGTTTGAGACCCAA gagtcttctggaagagctcaTGAATTTCTGAATCCCTT GTTCTGGGACTCTGAAGTGCCGGGCACATCACTCTGGCAATCAGAGAGGTTCACTGTCCCGCAAGCGCTGCAGAAGGTGCGTGTGCTGAAACACCAGGAGCTGCTGTTGGCCATAGCCGTGAGCTCCTTCACGCGGCACGTCTTCACCTGCAGCCAGAGTGGCATCAAGGTGTGGAACCTCATGAGCCAGGTAGCCGAGGACAGACACCCTGAAAGCCACTTGCAATGTGACGGCGTCCAG CCTAACAGGGGATACCTGCGCACCTGCCTGCTGTCCTCCAACAGCAGGACCCTGTTCGCGGGTGGATATAACCTGCCCGGCGTGTTCGTGTGGGACCTGGCAGCCCCGTCCCTGTATGAGAAGTACCAACTGCCCTGCGACGGCCTGTCCTGCCAGGCGCTGGCCAGCACAAAGGAGAACATGGTCTTTGCTGGCTTCACAGATGGCACAGTCAGGATATGGGACCTGCGGACTCAGGAAATAGTCAG GGACCTAAACAGCCCTGCCGGTGCGGCCAAATGCCTTGTGATCAAGGATGACAGTGTCTGGATGGGGGGTCTGGACGCCTGTCTGCGATGCTGGGACCTGCGGGCGGCCAAGATGTCGCTGGAGTATCCGGTTCAGTCCCAG ATCATGAGCCTGTCTCACAGTGTGACTGAAGACTGGCTGCTGCTGGGTCTGGCCGATGGCCAGCACTGCCTCTTCAACAGCAGGGAGAGGAACCAGGTGCTCACTGTGGGTACCAAGGACCAGACCATCTTAAGGCTCAGCTTCTCCCCAAACG GCCAGTGGTGGGTGAGTGTAGGTATGGACAACCTCATCACCGTCCACAGCATGCCCATGGGAGCGAAACTGTTTCAG GTCCCTGAGGCTGCCGTTGTGAGAGGCTTTGACATCACTGAGAACAGCAGGCTGATCGTCACAGGATCTGGGGACTGTGCCTCCGTATACCACATCAAGTACTGA
- the Tle2 gene encoding transducin-like enhancer protein 2, whose translation MYPQGRHPTPLQSGQPFKFSVLEICDRIKEEFQFLQAQYHSLKLECEKLASEKTEMQRHYVMYYEMSYGLNIEMHKQAEIVKRLSAICAQMVPFLTQEHQQQVLQAVDRAKQVTVGELNNLLGQQNQLQPLSHAPPVPLTPRPAGLVGAGATGLLALSGALAAQAQLVAAVKEDRVGVDTEGSRVDRAASRSSSPSPPESLAEEEHPSSRGSNGKQQRAEDKNMSGPYDSEEDKSDYNLVVDEDQPSEPPSPATTPCGKAPLCIPARRDLTDSPASLASSLGSPLPRSKDLALNDLSTGTSASGSCGPSPPQDSSTPGPSSASHLCQLATQPALPTDSIALRSPLTLSSPFTSSFSLGSHSTLNGDLSMPGSYVSLHLSPQVSSSVVYGRSPLMAFESHPHLRGSSISLPGIPGAKPAYSFHVSADGQMQPVPFPSDALVGTGIPRHARQLHTLAHGEVVCAVTISSSTQHVYTGGKGCVKVWDVGQPGSKTPVAQLDCLNRDNYIRSCKLLPDGQSLIVGGEASTLSIWDLAAPTPRIKAELTSSAPACYALAISPDAKVCFSCCSDGNIVVWDLQNQAMVRQFQGHTDGASCIDISDYGTRLWTGGLDNTVRCWDLREGRQLQQHDFSSQIFSLGHCPSQDWLAVGMESSHVEVLHVRKPEKYQLRLHESCVLSLKFASCGRWFVSTGKDNLLNAWRTPYGASIFQSKESSSVLSCDISRNNKYIVTGSGDKKATVYEVVY comes from the exons ATGTACCCCCAGGGAAGGCACCCG ACCCCGCTGCAGTCTGGCCAGCCTTTCAAGTTCTCAGTCCTGGAAATCTGTGACCGGATCAAAGAGGAATTTCAGTTTCTCCAAGCTCAATACCACAG CCTTAAGCTAGAGTGTGAGAAGCTGGCCAGCGAGAAGACAGAAATGCAAAGGCATTATGTGATG TACTATGAGATGTCCTACGGACTCAACATTGAGATGCACAAACAG GCTGAGATCGTGAAGCGCCTCAGTGCAATCTGTGCCCAGATGGTCCCATTCCTCACTCAGGAG CATCAGCAGCAAGTGCTCCAGGCTGTGGACCGAGCCAAGCAGGTGACCGTGGGGGAACTGAACAACCTCCTGGGG CAGCAGAATCAGCTCCAGCCGCTGTCCCATGCACCCCCTGTGCCTCTCACCCCGCGCCCAGCTGGCCTGGTGGGTGCCGGGGCCACTGGGCTGCTGGCCCTCTCTGGGGCGCTGGCTGCGCAAGCCCAGCTGGTGGCTGCTGTTAAGGAAGACCGCGTGGGTGTGGACACCGAGGGGTCCAGAG TGGACAGAGCTGCCAGCAGG AGTTCGTCCCCATCACCCCCTGAGAGTCTGGCGGAAGAGGAGCATCCCAGCAGCCGAGGCAGCAACGGGAAGCAGCAGAGAGCCGAAGACAAGAACATGTCAGGGCCTTAT GACAGTGAGGAAGACAAGAGTGACTATAACCTGGTAGTGGATGAG GACCAACCGTCAGAGCCCCCCAGCCCTGCGACCACCCCCTGTGGGAAGGCGCCCCTCTGCATCCCTGCCCGCAGGGACCTCACGGACAGTCCAGCCTCCCTGGCTTCCAGCTTGGGCTCACCACTCCCCAGAAGCAAAGACCTAGCTCTG aaCGATCTCTCCACAGGTACTTCCGCCTCTGGGTCATGTGGTCCCTCTCCACCCCAGGACTCGTCCACCCCAGGGCCCAGCTCAGCCAGTCACCTCTGCCAGCTGGCTACTCAGCCGGCACTGCCCACAGACAGCATTG CCCTGAGGAGTCCCCTGACCCTGTCCAGCCCTTTCACCTCGTCCTTCAGCCTGGGCTCCCACAGCACCCTCAATGGGGACCTCTCCATGCCTGGCTCCTATGTCAGCCTCCACCTGTCCCCCCAGGTCAGCAGCTCTGTGGTGTACGGACGCTCACCTCTG ATGGCATTTGAGTCGCACCCCCATCTCCGAGGCTCGTCCATCTCCTTGCCTGGCATCCCTGGGGCTAAGCC GGCTTACTCCTTCCACGTGTCTGCGGATGGACAGATGCAACCGGTGCCCTTCCCATCGGATGCACTGGTAGGCACTGGCATCCCTCGCCACGCGAGGCAGCTGCACACACTGGCCCATGGTGAGGTGGTGTGTGCCGTCACCATCAGCAGCTCCACGCAGCACGTGTACACGGGCGGCAAAGGCTGCGTGAAGGTTTGGGACGTGGGCCAGCCGGGCAGCAAGACACCTGTGGCACAGCTGGATTGCCTG AACCGGGACAACTACATTCGCTCCTGCAAGCTGCTGCCTGATGGGCAGAGCCTGATCGTGGGTGGCGAGGCCAGTACCCTGTCCATTTGGGACCTGGCAGCACCCACACCACGCATCAAAGCAGAGCTGACCTCGTCCGCCCCGGCCTGCTACGCGCTGGCCATCAGCCCAGATGCCAAGGTCTGCTTCTCCTGCTGCAGCGACGGTAACATCGTGGTCTGGGACCTGCAGAACCAGGCCATGGTCAG ACAGTTCCAGGGCCACACGGACGGGGCCAGCTGCATTGACATATCAGACTACGGGACCCGGCTGTGGACTGGGGGCCTGGACAACACCGTGCGCTGCTGGGATCTGCGCGAGGGCCGCCAGCTGCAGCAACATGACTTCAGTTCCCAG ATTTTCTCGTTGGGCCACTGTCCCAGTCAGGACTGGCTGGCCGTGGGGATGGAAAGCAGCCACGTGGAGGTCCTGCATGTGCGCAAGCCTGAGAAGTACCAGCTCCGCCTGCATGAGAGCTGCGTGCTGTCGCTCAAGTTCGCTTCCTGCG gacGCTGGTTTGTGAGCACAGGCAAGGACAACCTGCTCAATGCCTGGAGGACACCCTATGGGGCCAGCATTTTCCAG TCCAAAGAGTCTTCTTCCGTGTTGAGCTGCGACATCTCCAGGAACAACAAGTACATTGTGACAGGCTCAGGGGACAAGAAGGCCACTGTGTATGAGGTGGTGTACTGA